In Fusobacterium canifelinum, a genomic segment contains:
- the nikC gene encoding nickel transporter permease, whose translation MKNKKIDYKFSIILILAILIILITVFANYLAPYNPDYQNYDAISQAPNSTYLLGTDYVGRDILSRILYGGRYSLLIALLVTFLVAFIGIIIGLISGYLGGIVDIVIMRVVDLIMSFPYIVFVIAVVTIFGGGIKNLILAMTLISWTNYARVTRAMVISLKNNDFINQAKLSGASNIRIMYKYLAPNVLPYLIVLTTQDIANNLLTLSSLSLLGIGVQPPTAEWGLMLSEGKKYIQTAPWILFFPGIAIFICVIVFNLLGDSFRDVLDPKE comes from the coding sequence ATGAAAAATAAAAAAATTGATTATAAGTTTTCTATAATTTTAATATTGGCTATTCTTATAATTTTAATTACAGTTTTTGCAAATTATTTAGCACCTTATAATCCTGATTATCAAAATTATGATGCTATATCTCAAGCTCCTAATTCTACTTACCTATTAGGAACAGATTATGTAGGTAGAGATATTTTATCAAGAATATTATATGGAGGTAGATATTCTTTACTCATTGCCTTGTTAGTAACTTTTTTAGTTGCTTTTATAGGAATTATAATAGGACTTATATCTGGTTATTTAGGAGGAATAGTTGATATTGTTATTATGAGAGTAGTTGACTTGATAATGTCATTTCCATATATAGTTTTTGTAATAGCAGTGGTAACAATTTTTGGTGGAGGAATAAAAAATTTAATTTTAGCTATGACATTAATTAGTTGGACTAACTATGCAAGGGTTACAAGGGCTATGGTAATATCCTTAAAAAATAATGATTTTATAAATCAAGCTAAATTAAGTGGAGCTAGTAATATTAGAATTATGTATAAATATTTAGCTCCTAATGTTTTACCTTATTTAATTGTTTTAACAACACAGGATATTGCAAATAACCTTTTAACTTTATCAAGTTTATCTCTTTTAGGAATAGGAGTACAACCTCCAACAGCAGAATGGGGACTGATGTTAAGTGAAGGTAAAAAATATATTCAAACAGCTCCTTGGATACTATTTTTTCCTGGAATAGCTATATTTATTTGTGTAATTGTTTTTAATTTACTTGGGGATAGTTTTAGAGATGTTCTTGATCCCAAAGAGTAA
- a CDS encoding ABC transporter substrate-binding protein translates to MKKKVLLGIFLALISVGILTSCGTEKEKEAVTTEAQATGGHMNIALYWFGETLDPALDWDGWTLTRATVGETLVTVDENLQLVGQLADSWENVDETTWKFHIRQGVTFQNGNPLTPEAVKSSIERTVKLNERGESALKLASIEVDGEYVVIKTKEPYGAFLANISDPMFIIVDTSADTSKFKETPICTGPYMVTSFKPATSFETVAYENYWGGKPALDSVTVFDIEDDNTRALSLQSGDVDMAQGIRAGDIALFTDNKDYVVKSTTGTRIEFLVMNTVKSSLSDKNLRLAVNSAVDYDTIAKVVGGGAVPAKAPFPASAPYGYDELNKQTFDLEKTKTLLTEAGYKDTNNDGYVDKDGKNLELNIYGTAGGNTRANSTVAELLESQLKTAGIKANIKIAENLDEIKKNGEFDLLFQNWQTVSTGDSQWFLDNAFKTDGSGNYGKYSNKELDDLINKLATTFDVKERQKITKEASQIIIDEAYGTYIVSQANVNVSNNKVENMGNFPIDYYFLKADTKINK, encoded by the coding sequence GTGAAGAAAAAAGTATTATTAGGAATTTTTTTGGCTCTTATTTCAGTTGGAATCTTAACAAGTTGTGGGACTGAAAAGGAAAAAGAAGCAGTGACAACAGAAGCTCAAGCTACTGGTGGACATATGAATATTGCTCTTTATTGGTTTGGAGAAACATTAGATCCAGCATTAGACTGGGATGGCTGGACATTGACAAGAGCTACTGTGGGTGAAACATTAGTAACTGTTGATGAAAATTTACAATTAGTTGGACAATTAGCAGATTCTTGGGAAAATGTTGATGAAACAACTTGGAAGTTTCATATTCGTCAAGGAGTAACCTTCCAAAATGGAAATCCTTTAACTCCAGAAGCAGTTAAATCTTCTATTGAAAGAACTGTCAAACTGAATGAAAGAGGAGAATCTGCTTTAAAGCTAGCTAGTATAGAAGTAGATGGAGAATATGTTGTTATAAAAACAAAAGAACCTTATGGAGCATTTTTAGCAAATATTTCTGACCCTATGTTCATAATAGTTGATACTAGTGCAGATACTTCTAAATTTAAAGAAACTCCTATCTGTACAGGTCCTTATATGGTGACTTCATTTAAACCAGCAACTTCATTTGAAACAGTTGCTTATGAAAACTATTGGGGAGGAAAACCTGCACTTGATAGTGTAACTGTATTTGATATAGAAGATGATAATACTAGAGCTCTTTCTCTACAATCAGGAGATGTTGATATGGCTCAAGGTATAAGAGCTGGAGATATAGCTTTATTTACTGATAACAAAGATTATGTTGTAAAATCAACAACAGGAACTCGTATAGAATTTTTAGTTATGAATACTGTAAAATCTTCTTTGAGTGATAAAAATCTTCGTTTAGCTGTCAATTCAGCAGTAGACTACGATACTATTGCAAAAGTTGTTGGTGGAGGAGCTGTTCCAGCTAAGGCACCATTCCCAGCTAGTGCTCCTTATGGTTATGATGAACTTAATAAACAAACTTTTGATTTAGAAAAAACTAAAACTCTTTTGACAGAAGCTGGTTATAAAGATACAAATAATGACGGCTATGTTGATAAAGATGGTAAAAATCTTGAATTAAATATCTATGGAACTGCTGGTGGAAATACAAGAGCTAATTCAACAGTAGCAGAACTTTTAGAATCTCAATTAAAGACAGCAGGAATAAAAGCTAATATAAAAATAGCTGAAAATCTTGATGAAATTAAAAAGAATGGAGAATTTGATCTGTTATTCCAAAACTGGCAAACAGTTTCAACAGGAGATTCTCAATGGTTCTTAGATAATGCTTTTAAAACTGATGGAAGTGGAAACTATGGTAAGTATAGTAATAAAGAATTAGATGATTTAATTAATAAACTTGCTACTACATTTGATGTAAAAGAACGTCAAAAAATAACAAAAGAAGCTAGTCAAATAATAATAGATGAAGCTTACGGAACATATATAGTAAGTCAAGCTAATGTAAATGTATCTAATAATAAAGTAGAAAATATGGGTAATTTCCCAATAGATTATTATTTCTTAAAAGCTGATACAAAAATTAATAAATAG